One Rhodococcus sp. P1Y DNA window includes the following coding sequences:
- a CDS encoding fumarylacetoacetate hydrolase family protein: protein MSVNIIRTADGWWRLDGDQAFVIDTDAQSTGALLADRAAIDAASGAGTNVDELQLVSPITAPCRVVAQLLNYRSHAMDAGSDPNTLQPTFFRKSSASISGPTDPIRQPPEVTLLDYEIELGVVVGADIPIGTTVTDDNLSDYVAGFVVANDVSAREIQLTKVQVYESKSYPTFTPLGPRLVLLTNDELGRLPELRMTLAVNGETRQDQTIGDDLITPPAEALTRLARFQNMTAGDVLLTGTPIGTAISAPPRVIQKIGELVPPALKWKFFFARQAKNPKYLSVDDVVTATIRTPDGSIDLGTQRTIVR, encoded by the coding sequence ATGTCTGTCAACATCATTCGAACGGCCGACGGTTGGTGGCGTCTCGATGGCGATCAAGCATTCGTTATCGACACTGACGCGCAGAGCACCGGTGCGTTACTTGCCGACCGCGCGGCAATCGACGCGGCGTCGGGGGCCGGAACGAACGTCGACGAGCTACAACTGGTCTCTCCCATTACCGCCCCGTGCCGAGTTGTCGCGCAATTGCTGAACTACCGTTCTCATGCGATGGACGCCGGTTCTGATCCGAACACCCTACAGCCGACATTCTTTCGCAAGTCGTCAGCGTCGATCAGTGGTCCTACCGACCCGATACGGCAGCCGCCGGAGGTGACACTGCTGGACTACGAAATCGAGCTGGGCGTCGTGGTGGGGGCCGACATCCCCATCGGGACCACGGTCACCGACGACAATCTATCCGACTACGTCGCAGGGTTCGTCGTCGCCAACGACGTATCGGCAAGAGAAATTCAGTTGACGAAAGTGCAGGTCTACGAGAGCAAGTCGTATCCCACGTTCACCCCGCTCGGACCGAGGTTGGTTCTACTGACCAACGACGAACTGGGGCGACTCCCCGAGCTCCGTATGACGTTGGCCGTCAACGGCGAGACTCGTCAGGACCAGACCATCGGCGACGATCTCATCACCCCTCCTGCCGAGGCGCTCACCAGGCTGGCCCGATTCCAGAACATGACCGCCGGAGATGTCCTGTTGACCGGCACACCTATCGGTACCGCGATATCGGCGCCGCCCAGGGTGATTCAAAAGATCGGTGAACTGGTTCCGCCGGCTCTCAAATGGAAGTTCTTCTTCGCGCGACAGGCCAAGAACCCGAAGTACCTGTCGGTCGACGATGTCGTCACCGCAACCATCCGTACGCCCGACGGGTCCATCGACCTAGGCACACAGCGGACGATCGTTCGATGA
- a CDS encoding VOC family protein, producing MSATEDVPIAAAPRIAPDYIAHWVVKSARTEEMVRWYGTVFGAEIAYQDDEITFLTWDDESHRLAIIAVPKALKFLFPLAKLRRKMYGIDHIALTFVSLERLLENYVRLKRHGIRPVWAINHGPTISLYYEDPDGIRLEFQVENFDAENTAAFFFTEEFARNPIGVNIDPEYLLSRLRRGETHEELRRREAGTRPGRPVIANKKTITPKTL from the coding sequence ATGAGCGCTACCGAAGATGTACCGATCGCCGCCGCGCCTCGGATAGCTCCGGACTACATCGCCCACTGGGTCGTCAAATCGGCTCGCACCGAGGAGATGGTTCGGTGGTACGGCACGGTGTTCGGTGCCGAGATTGCCTACCAGGACGACGAGATCACCTTCTTGACATGGGATGACGAGTCGCACCGGCTGGCCATCATTGCCGTGCCCAAGGCTCTGAAATTTCTGTTCCCACTGGCCAAGTTGCGTCGCAAGATGTACGGAATCGACCACATCGCCTTGACTTTCGTATCGCTCGAGCGACTGCTCGAGAACTATGTGCGGCTCAAACGGCACGGCATACGCCCGGTGTGGGCCATCAATCATGGACCGACCATTTCGCTCTACTACGAAGACCCCGACGGCATCAGGCTCGAGTTTCAGGTCGAGAACTTCGACGCCGAGAACACCGCCGCCTTCTTCTTCACCGAGGAGTTCGCCCGTAACCCCATCGGTGTCAACATCGACCCCGAGTACCTCCTCAGCAGGCTTCGCCGCGGAGAAACGCACGAGGAACTCAGGCGTCGGGAAGCCGGAACCAGGCCCGGACGACCGGTGATTGCCAACAAGAAGACCATCACACCGAAAACTTTGTGA
- a CDS encoding ABC transporter ATP-binding protein produces MNTSTVETPLRAREQIVELRSVTKTYGSNDNSVTALIDVSVGFSTGTFTAIMGPSGSGKSTLLQCAAGLDDVSAGEVTIAGTALSGLGERDRTLLRRENIGFVFQAFNLVGSLTAAQNVELPMRFAGARPDQKEVLAALAEVGLAERAHHRPSEMSGGQQQRVALARALFTQPAVLFADEPTGALDTNTSHDVLRRLRSLVDRHGHTVIMVTHDPAAASYADAVLFLADGRIVDRVLQDRSDRRTNAATVAARMANMEG; encoded by the coding sequence ATGAACACTTCGACGGTAGAAACTCCGCTGCGTGCGAGGGAACAGATAGTCGAACTACGGTCGGTCACGAAGACCTACGGTTCGAACGACAACTCGGTCACGGCACTGATCGATGTGTCCGTTGGCTTTTCGACGGGTACCTTCACCGCGATCATGGGCCCGTCCGGGTCGGGTAAGTCGACGCTACTTCAGTGCGCCGCCGGCCTCGACGACGTGAGTGCGGGCGAGGTGACCATTGCGGGCACAGCGCTGAGCGGCCTCGGCGAGCGCGATCGAACCCTGCTTCGCCGCGAGAACATCGGCTTCGTCTTTCAGGCTTTCAACCTGGTCGGTTCGCTGACGGCGGCCCAGAACGTCGAACTTCCCATGCGATTCGCCGGGGCACGTCCCGACCAGAAGGAAGTGCTTGCAGCGTTGGCCGAGGTCGGGCTCGCCGAACGGGCACACCACCGACCGAGTGAGATGTCCGGCGGCCAGCAGCAACGTGTCGCCCTCGCCCGCGCTCTGTTCACCCAGCCGGCGGTTCTGTTCGCTGACGAACCGACTGGCGCACTGGACACGAACACCTCGCACGATGTGTTGCGGCGACTGCGTTCGCTGGTCGACCGACACGGTCACACCGTGATCATGGTGACCCACGACCCGGCAGCCGCATCGTACGCCGACGCAGTGTTGTTCTTGGCAGACGGACGGATCGTCGATCGAGTGCTCCAGGATCGGTCCGATCGTCGCACGAACGCAGCCACCGTGGCGGCCCGCATGGCGAACATGGAGGGGTGA
- a CDS encoding ABC transporter permease — protein sequence MAASLALANVRTRWTSFVGAFTAVCLGVGLITMTLLVWGSSGAQVPARVEGTDMFAVPQQASNVSGTAADSRPWSVEESDRLTQQLSEVDGVEQATADRAFFAQATRDGAPIAAGDEALSAGHGWSSAALAPYALVTGTAPRSDNQVVLDSNLGFSVGQQVSILFTEGPRQMLVSGTVDTSIAGDVESASERGVFVTDEVAARHAPGVTAIGLQLSPDASASAVKDAAAAVVGDRGKIVSGEERSILEPAYLARERFLAVQLVTAMALLGCFVSIFVVSSTFAFNVAERRREMGLLRNVGGLPSQVRGMVLGEALIIGLAGGVVGAAIGVVAAPLMAIVLQRIDVAPRGYEIEFSVAPMFGAIVAGVVVAVAGALAASNRSAKTPPMEALRSAAAPASGMSRGRWIGGVAAASVGVVVIVVVGAASADTRIYSALAATMALTASATLLAPVVIGPIVRVVTWPVRRVQGAGAMLVRAELINSTSRTAALAAPVIATVAFAVLISGYVATSAAAYPLEAAEPLEGQSIVWPVDKPGLTDEEVAQASTAGVVRAALPTRVFVEPEGKPQTVLDGVGWLDESDRGPENAVVSTLLADKFGWQQGQTIAVGFRDGESEQLTIVAVRDIDASMAGFNLSRDTVRTHDPGSLAEAVFVPQADAPTSLGTGATVYDAFDYAAADYERDSWLMRQFSLVLIILAVGYTGIAVANTAAMSAQGRRGQFGALKLAGGTSRQIVKCVAAESAITVGVGVVLGLLVSVPALAAIASGFSASVGRAVSAQVNPTVVATSIVACLVLSIGAGTLTASRSLRANGTRQGMVRA from the coding sequence GTGGCCGCATCGCTCGCACTGGCGAACGTCCGAACGCGGTGGACCAGCTTCGTGGGGGCCTTCACGGCGGTGTGCCTCGGCGTAGGGCTGATCACGATGACCTTGCTCGTGTGGGGTTCGTCGGGTGCGCAGGTTCCGGCACGGGTCGAGGGAACCGATATGTTTGCGGTACCTCAGCAGGCCTCGAACGTCAGCGGCACGGCGGCCGACAGCAGGCCGTGGTCGGTCGAGGAAAGCGATCGGCTGACGCAACAGCTTTCCGAAGTCGACGGCGTCGAGCAGGCGACCGCGGACCGCGCATTTTTCGCCCAAGCGACACGTGACGGTGCGCCGATCGCCGCAGGCGACGAGGCGCTCTCCGCCGGGCACGGCTGGAGCAGTGCCGCGCTCGCACCGTACGCGTTGGTGACCGGAACCGCGCCCCGAAGCGATAACCAGGTCGTTCTGGATTCGAATCTGGGATTCTCTGTCGGGCAACAGGTGTCGATACTGTTCACCGAAGGTCCCCGGCAGATGCTGGTGTCGGGCACCGTAGACACCTCCATTGCCGGTGACGTCGAATCGGCCTCAGAAAGAGGGGTATTCGTCACGGACGAGGTTGCGGCGCGTCACGCTCCCGGGGTCACGGCAATCGGCCTGCAGCTTTCGCCCGATGCATCCGCGTCTGCTGTGAAGGATGCAGCCGCCGCAGTGGTCGGTGATCGCGGAAAGATCGTCAGTGGTGAGGAGAGGTCGATCTTGGAGCCGGCTTACCTTGCACGCGAGCGCTTCCTGGCCGTGCAGTTGGTTACCGCGATGGCCTTGCTCGGTTGCTTCGTCAGCATCTTCGTGGTCTCCTCGACGTTTGCGTTCAACGTCGCCGAGCGACGCCGCGAGATGGGTTTGCTGAGGAATGTCGGCGGACTACCGTCTCAGGTCCGCGGAATGGTGCTCGGGGAAGCATTGATCATCGGTCTTGCCGGTGGTGTCGTCGGTGCGGCCATCGGAGTCGTCGCCGCACCGTTGATGGCAATCGTTCTCCAGCGCATCGATGTCGCACCGCGGGGGTACGAGATCGAGTTCAGCGTGGCACCGATGTTCGGTGCGATTGTGGCGGGTGTCGTCGTGGCAGTGGCCGGAGCGTTGGCTGCGAGCAACCGGTCGGCGAAAACGCCGCCGATGGAGGCGCTTCGCTCTGCCGCAGCACCCGCCTCAGGGATGTCGCGTGGTCGATGGATCGGTGGGGTCGCGGCCGCCTCGGTGGGGGTTGTCGTCATCGTTGTCGTGGGAGCAGCGAGCGCGGACACTCGTATCTACAGCGCGCTGGCAGCGACGATGGCCCTCACCGCCTCGGCCACGCTCCTTGCCCCGGTCGTGATCGGTCCGATCGTGCGAGTCGTGACATGGCCGGTGCGGCGAGTCCAAGGTGCCGGCGCGATGTTGGTGAGGGCGGAGTTGATCAACTCGACGTCGCGCACCGCAGCGCTCGCGGCACCTGTGATTGCAACCGTCGCCTTCGCAGTGCTGATAAGTGGGTACGTCGCTACCAGTGCGGCCGCCTATCCTCTCGAGGCAGCGGAACCGCTCGAAGGGCAGTCCATCGTGTGGCCGGTCGACAAACCGGGCCTCACGGATGAGGAAGTGGCGCAGGCGTCCACGGCCGGAGTTGTCCGTGCGGCGCTCCCGACACGTGTGTTCGTCGAACCCGAGGGCAAACCCCAGACGGTGCTCGACGGTGTCGGCTGGCTCGACGAAAGTGATCGAGGGCCTGAAAATGCAGTTGTGTCTACTCTTCTGGCCGACAAATTCGGGTGGCAGCAGGGGCAGACCATAGCCGTGGGCTTCCGTGACGGCGAGTCCGAGCAGTTGACCATCGTAGCGGTGCGCGACATAGACGCGTCGATGGCTGGATTCAATCTATCGCGGGACACTGTCCGCACACACGATCCGGGGTCGTTGGCCGAAGCAGTGTTCGTCCCGCAGGCCGATGCTCCCACGAGCCTGGGGACAGGTGCGACGGTGTACGACGCATTCGACTACGCAGCAGCAGACTACGAACGTGACAGTTGGCTCATGCGTCAGTTCAGTCTGGTGCTGATCATTCTGGCGGTGGGGTACACCGGGATTGCAGTCGCGAATACCGCCGCTATGTCCGCGCAGGGTCGTCGAGGCCAATTCGGTGCGCTGAAACTGGCGGGTGGCACGTCGCGGCAGATCGTGAAATGCGTTGCGGCCGAGTCTGCAATCACTGTCGGGGTCGGTGTCGTTCTCGGACTACTGGTTTCCGTGCCGGCGCTGGCGGCGATTGCCTCGGGGTTCTCGGCGAGCGTCGGTCGAGCAGTGTCAGCGCAAGTGAATCCCACTGTGGTCGCCACTTCCATCGTCGCCTGTCTCGTACTTTCCATCGGCGCAGGCACCCTCACGGCATCCAGATCGCTGCGCGCGAACGGGACGCGTCAGGGTATGGTCCGGGCGTGA
- a CDS encoding FAD-dependent monooxygenase, producing MTTPVAIVGAGPAGTTAALLLARRGIRSVLLDRRTSPLFHPAAHVVNARTLEIWNEYSPAFAASIAAMSPPHEEVNLISWFGDLSDGTIGSIDLLSDPERKAVVEGQSPYMVSHIGQHILMPALWNAVDAEPLIDFRRGVTVESVESTSSRARVVVGSAPGDTSEVCADYVLACDGANSPLRNAAGISMNGPVLANMGSAFFTSTSLFPDDARPLLSWIYTPDLCGVLIAHADHRYILMTAYLHPHQDIARNSRQFWQETLPKVLGGHEFELESTGTWVMTSQTADRFRDNRLLLLGDAAHRFPHTGGFGLNSGVQDAHNLAWKLDAVLRGAADPSLLDTYDTERRPVVRKFADQSVSNHFRMDDIGKRVGITNLALAKATQVMARRLPSMLPGRVVAPLATAATRSQMGRSRRLQPSADGSARLRQQIAEAIPGQVEHFVSTGLQFGYLHDGPLTAQEKTARPAEDVVDYVPTTYPGARLPHAVLSRDGRLVSDHDLLDRNMLSLFTFDSAAWSPVVDALAAPGPGVTLVDLDASGDVDRDALVTLFEVGDCGAVLVRPDGHVAWRTTSSAHDARPALVDFLETHWGAYFTVPVAPSI from the coding sequence ATGACAACTCCGGTCGCCATCGTAGGAGCCGGCCCGGCCGGCACGACGGCAGCACTTCTCCTGGCGCGCAGAGGTATACGAAGCGTACTGCTCGATCGACGGACCAGCCCCCTGTTCCATCCTGCCGCGCATGTCGTCAACGCTCGGACGCTGGAGATCTGGAACGAATACAGTCCGGCGTTCGCCGCGTCGATTGCAGCGATGTCGCCTCCGCACGAGGAGGTCAACCTGATCAGCTGGTTCGGAGACCTCAGCGACGGCACCATCGGTTCTATCGATCTGCTCTCCGACCCCGAACGCAAAGCGGTGGTCGAGGGCCAGAGCCCGTACATGGTGTCCCACATCGGCCAACACATACTGATGCCCGCCCTGTGGAACGCCGTCGACGCCGAGCCGCTCATCGATTTCCGGCGGGGAGTGACCGTCGAGTCCGTGGAGTCGACCTCCAGCCGGGCGCGCGTCGTTGTCGGGTCTGCACCGGGTGACACATCCGAAGTATGCGCCGACTACGTGCTGGCGTGCGATGGTGCAAACAGTCCGTTACGGAATGCCGCGGGGATCTCGATGAACGGGCCTGTGCTGGCCAACATGGGGAGCGCATTCTTCACCTCGACGAGCCTCTTCCCCGACGATGCTCGTCCGCTGTTGAGCTGGATCTACACACCTGATCTGTGTGGAGTGCTCATCGCACACGCCGACCACCGGTACATCCTCATGACTGCGTACTTGCACCCGCATCAGGACATTGCACGAAACAGCCGCCAGTTCTGGCAGGAGACCCTTCCGAAGGTGTTGGGTGGACACGAATTCGAACTCGAGTCGACCGGTACGTGGGTGATGACCTCGCAGACTGCCGATCGCTTTCGTGACAATCGCCTGTTGCTACTCGGCGATGCGGCACATCGCTTTCCCCACACCGGCGGGTTCGGGCTCAATTCGGGTGTGCAGGACGCGCACAATCTGGCCTGGAAGCTCGACGCCGTGCTGCGCGGTGCCGCAGACCCGTCCCTGCTGGATACCTACGACACCGAACGTCGTCCTGTGGTCCGTAAGTTCGCGGACCAGAGCGTGTCCAATCACTTCCGCATGGACGACATCGGCAAGCGTGTGGGCATCACCAACCTCGCGCTGGCCAAGGCGACGCAGGTAATGGCTCGACGGCTGCCGAGCATGCTCCCCGGTCGGGTCGTCGCCCCTCTCGCTACTGCCGCGACTCGGAGCCAGATGGGCCGTTCGCGACGTCTGCAGCCGAGTGCCGACGGCTCGGCCCGACTCCGTCAGCAGATCGCCGAGGCTATCCCGGGCCAGGTCGAGCACTTCGTCTCCACCGGTCTGCAGTTCGGATATCTCCACGACGGACCGTTGACCGCGCAGGAGAAGACGGCGAGGCCTGCAGAAGACGTCGTCGACTATGTGCCCACGACGTACCCGGGTGCGCGATTGCCGCACGCCGTTCTGTCGAGGGACGGACGGCTCGTTTCGGACCACGACCTGCTGGACCGGAACATGTTGTCACTGTTCACCTTCGACTCCGCTGCGTGGTCACCGGTTGTAGATGCTCTTGCGGCGCCCGGTCCCGGGGTAACACTGGTCGACCTCGATGCGTCCGGGGACGTCGATCGCGATGCCCTGGTCACGCTGTTCGAGGTCGGTGATTGCGGAGCCGTCCTCGTCCGACCGGACGGCCATGTCGCCTGGCGGACAACGTCATCGGCACACGACGCACGGCCCGCCCTGGTCGACTTCCTCGAGACACACTGGGGTGCCTACTTCACCGTGCCAGTCGCGCCGTCGATCTGA